In one window of Tumebacillus algifaecis DNA:
- a CDS encoding MFS transporter, whose amino-acid sequence MEQEGSSWKRTLWVMAAVQCIMMMAFTSSGPFLALYIHELGIEDWGQVAIWAGIVSSCNFLLAAIVSPLWGSLGDRKGRKLMVLRTTFAISFFMVLMGLAQSVWHLLITRTIQGIFSGFTASANALVATVIPEERLGYALGWLASAGMFGTLIGPLLGGVLVDLVHSYRIAFFLTGGFAMLGFLVTLFLVKERFEPPAQEAKKKASILEQFRAVKEMKGVRTMFVVLFLAQFSVMSVLPVLPVYMKELTGLEYLGLLAGFATAATGLADLIASPFLGKKSDKIGYRKVLTICMTGAALMYLPQAFAPNVWVFIAARFGLGLFIGGIMPTANALVGRLAPKEHRGKVYGFSASAMLLGSFAGPLLGGLGSAYFGIRVMLGLTCVLYLLNMIWVRMKVVEPGA is encoded by the coding sequence ATGGAGCAGGAAGGGTCATCGTGGAAACGAACCTTATGGGTGATGGCGGCGGTGCAGTGCATCATGATGATGGCATTCACCTCAAGCGGACCGTTTTTGGCATTGTACATCCATGAGTTGGGGATTGAAGACTGGGGACAGGTGGCGATCTGGGCTGGAATCGTCTCGTCGTGCAACTTCTTGTTGGCGGCTATCGTCTCGCCGCTGTGGGGATCGCTCGGCGATCGCAAAGGACGCAAGCTGATGGTGTTGCGCACGACGTTTGCGATCTCGTTTTTTATGGTGCTGATGGGATTGGCGCAGAGCGTGTGGCACCTGCTGATCACACGCACGATCCAAGGGATCTTCAGCGGCTTCACAGCTTCGGCCAACGCGCTGGTGGCGACGGTGATCCCAGAAGAGCGTCTCGGCTATGCGCTCGGTTGGCTGGCCTCGGCAGGTATGTTCGGCACGCTGATCGGGCCGCTTTTGGGCGGGGTGTTGGTCGACTTGGTGCACAGCTACCGGATCGCCTTCTTCCTGACGGGAGGATTTGCGATGTTGGGCTTTCTGGTCACGCTGTTCCTGGTGAAAGAGCGTTTTGAACCGCCGGCGCAGGAAGCGAAAAAGAAAGCTTCGATCCTCGAGCAGTTCCGAGCGGTGAAAGAGATGAAAGGCGTGCGGACGATGTTTGTCGTGCTGTTTCTGGCCCAATTTTCGGTGATGAGCGTCTTGCCGGTGCTACCCGTTTATATGAAGGAGTTGACCGGGCTTGAGTATCTGGGCCTCCTCGCAGGCTTCGCGACGGCGGCGACCGGGCTTGCCGACCTGATCGCCTCGCCATTTCTCGGCAAGAAGAGCGACAAGATCGGCTATCGCAAAGTCCTGACGATCTGCATGACCGGTGCGGCTCTGATGTACCTTCCACAAGCGTTCGCGCCGAACGTGTGGGTGTTTATCGCCGCGCGGTTTGGACTCGGCCTGTTCATCGGCGGGATCATGCCGACCGCAAACGCCCTGGTTGGCCGCCTCGCGCCCAAAGAGCACCGCGGCAAAGTCTATGGGTTCTCCGCCTCTGCGATGCTACTAGGCTCCTTTGCAGGGCCGTTGTTGGGTGGCCTCGGCTCGGCGTATTTTGGAATTCGTGTGATGCTCGGTCTGACCTGTGTACTCTATCTATTGAATATGATCTGGGTGCGGATGAAGGTGGTCGAGCCGGGGGCATAG
- a CDS encoding amino acid ABC transporter ATP-binding protein: protein MIKVEKLYKSFGKLDVLKDISTEIQKGEVVAIIGPSGSGKSTFLRCMNLLEMPTSGQIYIDGTDITAGKADISKIRQNVGMVFQHFHLFPHMTVLENMTYAPIKVKGMSKETARAKGLELLKRVGLEGKADVYPTKLSGGQKQRVAIARSLAMEPEALLFDEPTSALDPEMVKEVLDVMKSLATTGITMAIVTHEMGFAREVADRILFLDEGRLLEDRTPDEFFNHPESDRAKQFLQKML from the coding sequence GTGATTAAAGTGGAGAAGCTTTACAAATCGTTTGGCAAATTGGACGTGTTAAAGGACATCTCCACCGAGATCCAAAAAGGGGAGGTCGTCGCGATCATCGGTCCTTCCGGCTCGGGAAAATCGACGTTCCTGCGTTGCATGAACCTGCTGGAGATGCCAACCTCTGGTCAGATTTATATCGATGGCACCGACATCACGGCTGGCAAGGCAGACATTTCAAAAATCCGCCAAAATGTCGGCATGGTGTTTCAGCATTTTCACCTCTTCCCACACATGACCGTTTTGGAAAATATGACGTATGCGCCGATCAAGGTCAAAGGCATGTCGAAGGAGACTGCGCGGGCAAAAGGTCTGGAATTGCTCAAGCGCGTCGGTCTGGAAGGCAAAGCGGATGTTTATCCGACCAAGCTCTCTGGTGGACAAAAGCAGCGCGTGGCGATTGCGCGGTCGCTGGCGATGGAGCCGGAAGCGTTACTGTTTGACGAGCCGACTTCGGCACTCGACCCGGAGATGGTCAAAGAGGTGCTCGATGTCATGAAGTCGCTCGCAACCACCGGGATCACGATGGCGATCGTCACGCATGAGATGGGATTCGCCCGCGAAGTGGCCGACCGCATTCTGTTCCTCGATGAAGGGCGTTTGTTGGAAGACCGGACGCCAGATGAGTTTTTCAACCATCCAGAAAGTGATCGCGCGAAACAGTTTTTGCAAAAAATGCTGTAG
- a CDS encoding amino acid ABC transporter permease: MDLNFERIVPSIPYMLEGIKVTLQFTLLSAVLGFLWGTVLSLFKISTIKPLRWFAVGYTSIFRGTPLILQLTIVYFATPQLTGYQISALEAGVLAFSLNSAAYISETIRAGILAVDKGQREAAMALGVPYRRMMLDIIMPQALKNILPALVNESIALLKESALVSTIGAADVLRRATIVGAEKYIYFEPLIVAGIIYYVMVMALTFGARLLERRLRRSD; the protein is encoded by the coding sequence ATGGATCTCAATTTTGAACGCATCGTGCCCTCTATCCCTTATATGTTGGAAGGGATAAAGGTCACGCTGCAATTCACTCTTCTCTCAGCGGTGCTCGGTTTTCTCTGGGGGACGGTCTTATCTTTATTCAAAATCTCAACGATCAAACCGTTGCGCTGGTTTGCCGTCGGCTATACCTCGATTTTTCGGGGGACACCGCTGATCTTGCAGCTGACGATCGTGTACTTTGCCACGCCGCAGTTGACCGGATATCAGATCTCGGCGCTGGAAGCGGGCGTGCTCGCCTTCTCGCTGAACTCGGCTGCGTACATTTCGGAGACGATCCGCGCAGGCATCTTGGCGGTGGACAAGGGGCAACGGGAGGCGGCGATGGCGCTGGGCGTTCCGTATCGGCGGATGATGCTCGACATCATCATGCCACAAGCGCTGAAGAACATCCTGCCTGCGCTGGTCAATGAGAGCATTGCGCTGCTCAAAGAGTCGGCGCTCGTCTCGACGATCGGAGCGGCCGACGTGTTGCGCCGCGCGACCATCGTCGGGGCGGAAAAGTATATCTATTTCGAACCGCTGATCGTGGCGGGGATCATCTACTATGTGATGGTTATGGCGCTCACCTTTGGCGCGCGCCTGTTGGAGAGGAGGTTGCGGCGCAGTGATTAA
- a CDS encoding transporter substrate-binding domain-containing protein, which translates to MKKFKSLCTIALTTVLALGVVACGTDNPSGNTGSEAGKKKIVMGTSADYPPYEYHDTSKGGEVVGFDVDIAKSIADQLGYTLEVKDMDFNGLIPALQAGTVDFVMAGMTPTEERKQSVDFSDIYFEAKNTIVAKKGSKLATPESLSGKKVAVQLGSIQESAAKDMPGLNIVPLNKTGEIIQEIKAGRVDAAIIEDTVAKGFIEANKDLEFNMIPKTEEAGSAIAFPKNSDKTADFNKALKAMKDSGQIESMVKNWFEAK; encoded by the coding sequence ATGAAAAAATTCAAATCACTCTGCACCATCGCATTGACGACCGTGCTCGCACTCGGCGTCGTCGCTTGCGGAACGGATAACCCAAGCGGGAACACCGGAAGCGAAGCGGGCAAAAAGAAAATCGTGATGGGCACATCGGCCGACTATCCGCCCTACGAATATCACGATACCTCTAAAGGTGGCGAAGTGGTCGGCTTTGACGTCGATATCGCGAAAAGCATCGCCGATCAACTCGGCTACACGCTAGAAGTTAAAGATATGGATTTCAACGGATTGATCCCGGCTTTGCAGGCGGGCACCGTCGATTTTGTAATGGCGGGCATGACGCCTACCGAAGAGCGGAAACAGAGCGTCGATTTCTCCGACATCTATTTCGAAGCTAAAAACACGATCGTTGCGAAGAAGGGCAGCAAGCTGGCCACTCCCGAATCGTTGTCTGGCAAAAAAGTTGCCGTTCAACTCGGTTCGATCCAAGAGAGCGCAGCCAAAGACATGCCGGGCTTGAACATCGTGCCGTTGAATAAAACGGGTGAGATCATCCAAGAGATTAAGGCGGGTCGCGTTGATGCTGCGATCATCGAAGACACGGTGGCAAAAGGGTTTATCGAAGCGAACAAAGACCTTGAATTCAACATGATCCCGAAAACTGAAGAAGCCGGGTCGGCGATCGCCTTCCCGAAGAACTCCGACAAGACTGCCGATTTTAACAAAGCGCTGAAAGCGATGAAAGACAGCGGTCAGATCGAATCGATGGTCAAGAATTGGTTTGAAGCGAAATAA
- a CDS encoding M20 family metallopeptidase: MEGTWTRYFEGHLQEVLAELQTYVEMETPSHEKARIDLLGAVIAERFAALGCTVEKIAQPAQGDQLRISYGTGDEQILVLGHFDTVKDVGTLATEPWRIEDGKAYGPGTYDMKSGIVFSYFALKAMIEHGIEPQKKLVFFWNTDEEIGSPSGSAPIVEEAKKSALALVIEPCYGDGYLKTSRKGGGVFTVRAKGRAAHAGNEHQSGINAVWELAHQILTIQGWTDYEAGTTLSVGKIIGGTTFNVVPEHAEMVVDVRVQTAAESERVTKLFAELKPVLPGAELHVSGEIDKFPMERTSGTERLYLHAQEQAKLEGFALKEIGVGGVSDGNVAALAGIPILDGLGPVGDGAHAPHEHITVAEIPRRIALLLRLFSTL, encoded by the coding sequence ATGGAAGGCACTTGGACTCGCTATTTTGAAGGGCATTTGCAAGAGGTGCTTGCGGAACTGCAAACATACGTGGAGATGGAGACCCCGTCCCATGAGAAAGCGCGCATCGACCTGCTCGGCGCTGTGATTGCTGAGCGTTTCGCAGCGCTTGGCTGTACGGTGGAAAAAATTGCGCAGCCCGCGCAAGGCGACCAGTTGCGCATCAGCTATGGAACGGGCGACGAGCAGATCCTCGTGCTCGGTCATTTTGATACGGTCAAAGATGTCGGCACGCTCGCGACAGAGCCATGGCGCATCGAAGACGGCAAAGCGTACGGGCCTGGGACGTATGATATGAAATCGGGCATCGTGTTTTCCTATTTCGCACTCAAGGCGATGATCGAACATGGCATCGAGCCACAGAAAAAGCTGGTGTTCTTTTGGAACACCGACGAGGAGATCGGCAGCCCCTCCGGGTCGGCACCAATCGTCGAGGAAGCGAAGAAAAGTGCGTTGGCGCTGGTGATCGAGCCTTGCTACGGCGATGGGTATCTGAAAACTTCGCGCAAAGGAGGCGGCGTGTTCACCGTCCGTGCCAAAGGCCGGGCTGCTCATGCTGGCAATGAGCACCAGAGCGGCATCAATGCCGTTTGGGAACTGGCCCATCAAATTTTGACCATCCAAGGCTGGACCGACTATGAAGCAGGCACCACACTTTCGGTCGGTAAAATCATCGGGGGCACCACGTTCAATGTGGTGCCGGAACACGCGGAGATGGTCGTCGATGTCCGCGTGCAGACAGCAGCCGAATCGGAGCGAGTGACCAAGCTGTTTGCCGAGTTGAAACCGGTGCTGCCCGGCGCTGAGCTTCATGTCAGCGGCGAGATTGACAAGTTCCCGATGGAACGCACCAGCGGCACGGAGCGCTTGTACCTGCATGCTCAAGAGCAAGCGAAGTTGGAAGGCTTTGCGCTCAAGGAGATCGGCGTGGGCGGTGTCAGCGATGGCAACGTGGCCGCGCTGGCCGGCATTCCGATCCTCGATGGTCTCGGCCCGGTCGGCGATGGCGCGCACGCGCCACACGAACATATCACCGTCGCTGAGATTCCGCGCCGCATCGCCCTGTTGCTACGCCTGTTTAGCACTTTGTAA
- a CDS encoding LTA synthase family protein — translation MMNPILLFTVVLMAKVVFFQNLVFGENDVKVLLLRELPFILLLHFLIELLAGKRRLPFYFLTSAVFSLALLSIAVYHDFYGSLLTYQALAQAGQIGELTESIVEIFNPWYLLFFVDLVLLVVYKKFKPQNLKIRKANYAVVSAVCAGAILVSVWQVEQKDIINEMKKAEQMGMFNYQFALAVGGAVHSQEPELEDITQARIQELKGTTPVAKPQDFGLAKHKDVIVVQLESFQNFLIGLKIDGKEVTPNLNKLLKESLYFPNFYQQVGKGNTSDAEFMLNTSIYPLGDYAMSQKFGNRDIPSLAKLLKPYNYESATFHTNELEFWNRNQMYQALGFEKTFDKSFFGEEETISFGASDRILYEKTVPELKKIKQSGKHIYANLIAMSSHHPFKLPEELNVFEIPEELKGTPLGGYIESTAYVDSQVGHLVELLKANGLYKDTLLVFYGDHVALGANALNETEAAYMSDWLGTDYSALESFNVPLLMKVPGKKAQVLPTVGGQIDLLPTIVNLLGVKMDDQIYFGQDLLNYSKNVLPERFYLPTGSFINNEILFRPGLSYHDGTAVTLATQEEAEKVEEYAEQFTRALELLKLSDGYVRSLPVRQP, via the coding sequence ATGATGAATCCTATTCTTCTGTTCACAGTGGTCTTGATGGCCAAAGTCGTGTTTTTTCAGAATTTGGTGTTTGGTGAAAATGATGTAAAAGTTCTCCTGTTGCGAGAACTGCCCTTTATTTTGCTGTTGCATTTCCTGATCGAACTGTTGGCGGGGAAACGCAGGCTACCGTTTTATTTTTTGACGAGCGCAGTCTTTTCGCTGGCGCTTTTAAGCATTGCGGTCTACCATGATTTTTACGGGTCGCTGTTGACCTATCAGGCGCTGGCACAGGCTGGTCAAATCGGTGAGCTGACCGAGAGCATCGTGGAGATCTTCAATCCGTGGTATCTGCTGTTCTTTGTTGATCTTGTCCTGTTGGTCGTGTACAAAAAGTTTAAACCGCAGAACTTGAAGATCAGAAAAGCAAACTACGCAGTCGTCTCTGCTGTCTGTGCGGGCGCGATACTTGTTTCGGTCTGGCAGGTCGAGCAGAAGGACATTATCAATGAAATGAAAAAAGCGGAACAGATGGGGATGTTTAACTACCAGTTCGCGTTAGCTGTCGGCGGAGCTGTCCACAGCCAAGAACCGGAGTTGGAAGACATCACACAGGCCCGCATACAGGAGTTAAAAGGAACCACACCAGTTGCAAAACCGCAGGACTTCGGTCTGGCCAAGCACAAAGATGTGATCGTCGTGCAATTGGAGTCTTTTCAAAACTTCTTGATCGGTCTGAAGATCGACGGCAAAGAAGTGACTCCGAATCTAAACAAGCTGTTGAAAGAAAGCCTGTATTTCCCGAACTTTTATCAGCAGGTCGGCAAAGGCAATACGTCCGATGCGGAATTTATGCTGAATACTTCGATCTATCCGCTCGGTGATTATGCGATGTCGCAGAAGTTTGGCAACCGGGACATTCCTAGTTTGGCCAAACTTTTGAAACCATACAACTACGAAAGCGCCACGTTCCACACGAACGAACTGGAATTTTGGAATCGGAATCAGATGTATCAGGCGCTGGGTTTCGAGAAGACGTTCGACAAGTCGTTTTTCGGGGAAGAGGAGACAATATCGTTTGGCGCGTCCGACCGAATTTTGTATGAAAAGACGGTGCCGGAGCTGAAGAAAATCAAGCAGAGCGGCAAGCATATTTACGCCAACTTGATCGCGATGTCCAGCCATCATCCGTTTAAGCTACCGGAGGAACTGAACGTGTTTGAGATTCCAGAAGAGCTGAAAGGCACACCGCTTGGCGGGTACATCGAATCGACCGCCTACGTGGATAGCCAGGTCGGCCATCTGGTCGAACTGCTCAAAGCGAACGGGCTGTACAAAGACACGTTGCTCGTGTTTTATGGAGACCACGTTGCGCTTGGAGCCAACGCGCTCAATGAGACGGAAGCTGCGTACATGTCCGATTGGCTCGGCACAGACTATTCGGCGCTGGAGTCGTTTAACGTGCCGTTGCTGATGAAAGTGCCGGGCAAAAAGGCGCAGGTTCTGCCAACGGTGGGCGGACAGATCGACCTGTTGCCGACGATTGTGAACTTGCTCGGGGTGAAGATGGACGATCAGATCTACTTCGGGCAGGATTTGCTCAACTATAGCAAAAATGTGTTGCCAGAGCGGTTTTATCTGCCGACAGGATCGTTTATCAACAACGAAATTCTGTTCCGACCGGGCCTGAGCTATCATGATGGCACAGCTGTCACGCTCGCTACGCAGGAGGAAGCAGAAAAGGTAGAAGAGTATGCGGAGCAGTTCACAAGAGCGTTGGAACTGCTGAAGCTCAGCGATGGATATGTCCGTTCGCTGCCCGTGCGTCAACCGTAG